GCTTGCGGTTCAGGGTCTGGAAACGCCTCAGGGCCATGCCGTACTCGCCGTTGTGGTAGGCCACCCAGGCGGAACCGAGCATGGCCCCCCGGTCATCGGGATTCGAGCGCAGGACGATCTCGAACTGGACCTCCGCCTCGTCCACGCGTCCCGCAGACAACAGCAGGTCGCCCAGCTTCAGCCGGGCCGTATGCGAATTGGGACTCGCATCCACCCATTGGAGGGTCGCCTGCAGCGCTTCGTTCTCCCGGCCTTCCCTGCGCAAGGCGTCGCCGAGGGCGTCGTAGAGATTGTCCTGCACGAGATCGAAGTGCCGGTTCGGGTAGCGGCGTTGGACGGCGAGCGCTTCGCGGTAGGCTGCAACGGCCAGATCCGTGTCGCCCCGGGTGATGTAGGCGTTGCCCAGGGTGAAGTGATAGAAGGGATTCGCTTCGGTCCGGTGCTCCTCGAAGCTGAGGAAATCGCTCAGCGAGAAGGCCAGCAGGGACAAGGCGAGGAGCGGGCCGATCAAGCCGTGCTCCCAACAGCGCCGCCGGCCGGCCGATACCAGGGCGTCCAATCCCGCACCTGCGGGGATGGTCATCATCGCGGCGAGGGGGAGGCGGAACCTCGCGTTGACGAAGAAGAGCAGTATGGACACGCCATAGGCCGAGACGGCTCCCAGCAGCAGGGTTCGCGATCGGGAATCCCCGTCCCGCCTCGACCAGCCGAGCACGGCGAGGAACAGCAGGGCCGGCCATCCTACCAGCAAGGGGACCTTCAACAACGGCGACCACTCCCGCCAGGCGTAGATGTACTTGTTGTTGGACCGCTCCCCCGCCCCCAGCAACATGCTCAGTTTGCGCCAGTACAGGGCCGCCGCCGCCGCCGGCTCCTCGATCCAGAAGGCGAGGCCGCGCTCGAGGAAATACCGATCGATCTCCGAATGCTTCAGCTGCCGGCCCTCGGCACGTTCGGCCATGGCCACGGCGTCGTCGTAGCCACCCTGCCAGGTGGGACGGGTGCCCGGCACGATGGCGGTGCGCCCGTCCGAAGCCGGATTGTTGCCGATGAAGAAGTTCACGCCGCCCTGGCTGGCGATCGGGACCAGGTCGCCGCTCCGCACCAGGTTCGACACGGACACCGGCGCGATCGGCAGGGCGAGCCCCACGGCCAGCATCACCCATCCCGCCGGACGCACCCGGAGCGCGCGCCAGACGTACCAGGCCAGCACCGGCAGGACGATGAGGATGTTGGGTCTGGCGATCACCGACAGACCCAGGATCAGCCCCACCAGGAACAGACTTCGCGCGCGGGGGTGTGCGCCCACCCGCAGGAGCAGCCACAACCACAACAGGTTCAAGGTAGTGGGGACCGTGACGAGCAGCAGTTCGGCGGAGAAGTAGATGCTGGTCCACAGGGCGGCTAGCAGGAATCCGGCCAGATAGCCCGCTCGCCTTCCCCACAACCTGTCGGCGGACAACGCCGCCAGTCCGGCGCCCAGAGCTGACACGGCCACGTGCACGAGTTGCACCGGGAATCGCGCGCCGTCGAAAATCCAGTAGAGTCCCGCCAGCAGGTAGGGATAGAGAGGAGCCCGGAAGAAGGGCTCGGCGCCCGGCCAGGTGCCCGCGAGAATGCCCCGCGCCCAGGCGTCGTGCATGGCGGCGTCCATGATAGGCTGCTCGAAAAGGGGATTCCCGCGCATGAACCATAGATGGACCAGGCGCAGCGCGAAGGCCGCGCCCGTCACGATCCAGAACATCCGGCTCTGTCCGGTGATCGACTTCACTAGTCCCCCTCCGCCTCTACCCGCACGTGCGCCAGTGTGGCGGACGGCACCCACCCGTTCCACTCGCCGCCGAGTGTG
This genomic window from bacterium contains:
- a CDS encoding tetratricopeptide repeat protein is translated as MKSITGQSRMFWIVTGAAFALRLVHLWFMRGNPLFEQPIMDAAMHDAWARGILAGTWPGAEPFFRAPLYPYLLAGLYWIFDGARFPVQLVHVAVSALGAGLAALSADRLWGRRAGYLAGFLLAALWTSIYFSAELLLVTVPTTLNLLWLWLLLRVGAHPRARSLFLVGLILGLSVIARPNILIVLPVLAWYVWRALRVRPAGWVMLAVGLALPIAPVSVSNLVRSGDLVPIASQGGVNFFIGNNPASDGRTAIVPGTRPTWQGGYDDAVAMAERAEGRQLKHSEIDRYFLERGLAFWIEEPAAAAALYWRKLSMLLGAGERSNNKYIYAWREWSPLLKVPLLVGWPALLFLAVLGWSRRDGDSRSRTLLLGAVSAYGVSILLFFVNARFRLPLAAMMTIPAGAGLDALVSAGRRRCWEHGLIGPLLALSLLAFSLSDFLSFEEHRTEANPFYHFTLGNAYITRGDTDLAVAAYREALAVQRRYPNRHFDLVQDNLYDALGDALRREGRENEALQATLQWVDASPNSHTARLKLGDLLLSAGRVDEAEVQFEIVLRSNPDDRGAMLGSAWVAYHNGEYGMALRRFQTLNRKQRETGALFGAGMCLMSLGRDREAESAFGQVLEMSPGYWQALGNLAEIHDRAGRMAEARSAYQRLLRLNPADAHAREWLRTH